The Harpia harpyja isolate bHarHar1 chromosome 10, bHarHar1 primary haplotype, whole genome shotgun sequence genome includes a region encoding these proteins:
- the BLOC1S2 gene encoding biogenesis of lysosome-related organelles complex 1 subunit 2 isoform X1 — MATAAEGLPEAGAQPAKQDPAVETAEEAKEPAEADINELCKDMFNKMATYLTGELTATSEDYKLLENMNKLTSLKYLEMKDIAINISRNLKDLNQKYAALQPYLEQINLIEEQVAALEQAAYKLDAYSKKLGNYLQKTGETMKLQQSLSWSSTMSQTDFCLSCTTAILYVDKDLVTANIKTGLQEGHEGAMCQQRKLPEDKVVKAK; from the exons ATGGCGACCGCGGCGGAGGGCCTGCCCGAGGCCGGCGCGCAGCCCGCTAAGC AGGATCCTGCTGTTGAAACAGCGGAGGAAGCTAAGGAACCAGCAGAGGCAGACATCAATGAACTCTGTAAAGACATGTTCAACAAAATGGCCACTTATTTAACAGGTGAACTGACAG CCACCAGTGAAGACTACAAACTCTTGGAAAACATGAATAAGCTGACTAGCTTGAAGTACCTAGAAATGAAAGACATTGCTATAAACATCAGTAGAAATCTGAAGGATTTAAATCAAAAAT atgCTGCTCTTCAGCCGTACCTGGAACAAATCAACCTAATTGAGGAACAGGTTGCAGCTCTGGAGCAGGCAGCTTATAAATTGGATGCATATTCCAAAAAACTTGGTAACTATT TACAAAAAACTGGAGAAACGATGAAATTACAACAGTCTTTAAGTTGGAGTTCGACTATGAGTCAGACTGATTTCTGTTTAAGTTGCACAACAGCAATTCTGTATGTTGACAAGGATTTGGTTACAGCTAACATCAAGACTG GATTGCAGGAGGGCCATGAGGGGGCGATGTGTCAGCAGAGAAAACTTCCAGAAGATAAAGTGGTAAAGGCAAAATAA
- the BLOC1S2 gene encoding biogenesis of lysosome-related organelles complex 1 subunit 2 isoform X3 has translation MATAAEGLPEAGAQPAKQDPAVETAEEAKEPAEADINELCKDMFNKMATYLTGELTATSEDYKLLENMNKLTSLKYLEMKDIAINISRNLKDLNQKYAALQPYLEQINLIEEQVAALEQAAYKLDAYSKKLEAKYKKLEKR, from the exons ATGGCGACCGCGGCGGAGGGCCTGCCCGAGGCCGGCGCGCAGCCCGCTAAGC AGGATCCTGCTGTTGAAACAGCGGAGGAAGCTAAGGAACCAGCAGAGGCAGACATCAATGAACTCTGTAAAGACATGTTCAACAAAATGGCCACTTATTTAACAGGTGAACTGACAG CCACCAGTGAAGACTACAAACTCTTGGAAAACATGAATAAGCTGACTAGCTTGAAGTACCTAGAAATGAAAGACATTGCTATAAACATCAGTAGAAATCTGAAGGATTTAAATCAAAAAT atgCTGCTCTTCAGCCGTACCTGGAACAAATCAACCTAATTGAGGAACAGGTTGCAGCTCTGGAGCAGGCAGCTTATAAATTGGATGCATATTCCAAAAAACTTG aagccAAGTACAAAAAACTGGAGAAACGATGA
- the BLOC1S2 gene encoding biogenesis of lysosome-related organelles complex 1 subunit 2 isoform X2 — protein MATAAEGLPEAGAQPAKQDPAVETAEEAKEPAEADINELCKDMFNKMATYLTGELTATSEDYKLLENMNKLTSLKYLEMKDIAINISRNLKDLNQKYAALQPYLEQINLIEEQVAALEQAAYKLDAYSKKLGLQEGHEGAMCQQRKLPEDKVVKAK, from the exons ATGGCGACCGCGGCGGAGGGCCTGCCCGAGGCCGGCGCGCAGCCCGCTAAGC AGGATCCTGCTGTTGAAACAGCGGAGGAAGCTAAGGAACCAGCAGAGGCAGACATCAATGAACTCTGTAAAGACATGTTCAACAAAATGGCCACTTATTTAACAGGTGAACTGACAG CCACCAGTGAAGACTACAAACTCTTGGAAAACATGAATAAGCTGACTAGCTTGAAGTACCTAGAAATGAAAGACATTGCTATAAACATCAGTAGAAATCTGAAGGATTTAAATCAAAAAT atgCTGCTCTTCAGCCGTACCTGGAACAAATCAACCTAATTGAGGAACAGGTTGCAGCTCTGGAGCAGGCAGCTTATAAATTGGATGCATATTCCAAAAAACTTG GATTGCAGGAGGGCCATGAGGGGGCGATGTGTCAGCAGAGAAAACTTCCAGAAGATAAAGTGGTAAAGGCAAAATAA